The proteins below are encoded in one region of Flavobacterium sp. IMCC34852:
- the glgB gene encoding 1,4-alpha-glucan branching protein GlgB produces MNQVQVHSLFTDFDIDLFKAGKHFRLYEKLGAHLTEVNGVKGVYFAVWAPAARTVSVVGDFNYWIQGEHQLNVRWDGSGIWEGFIPGVDKGTTYKYKIQSNNNGIITEKADPFALYCEHPPQTASIIWDLDYKWKDKKWMDTRKDNNGLDKPFSVYEVHLGSWRRNSEGKFLTYLEMADQLVDYVKETGFTHVEFMPVMEYPYDPSWGYQLVGYFAPTSRFGKPQDFMVLVDKLHQAGIGVILDWVPSHFPDDAHGLGFFDGSNLYEHPDRRKGYHPDWKSLVFNYGRNEVRSFLISNAIFWLQQYHVDGLRVDAVASMLYLDYSRNEGEWEPNIYGGRENLDTISFLKDFNEAVYSAFPDVQTIAEESTSFPMVSRPTFIGGLGFGMKWMMGWMHDTLQYFKKEPIYRRFHQNDLTFSMTYAFTENFMLPLSHDEVVYGKHSILGRMPGDEWQKFANLRLLYGYMFTHPGGKLLFQGAEFGQSSEWNFEGSLDWHLLQYGYHAGIKKCITDLNALYKNNPAMYEKQFHVDGFEWINYSDSENAVLSYIRKGLNEKDDLIIVANFTPVVRQNYRIGLPNKGKLTQIFNSDSTEYGGSGVVMTKSIKIDKTAWNYKGYSAELTLPPLGVAVFKIS; encoded by the coding sequence ATGAACCAAGTACAAGTACATTCGCTTTTTACCGATTTTGACATCGATTTATTCAAAGCCGGAAAACATTTCAGACTCTATGAAAAACTCGGTGCGCACCTCACCGAAGTAAATGGCGTAAAAGGAGTTTACTTTGCCGTTTGGGCACCCGCGGCACGCACCGTTTCCGTAGTAGGGGATTTCAATTACTGGATTCAAGGCGAGCACCAACTCAATGTGCGTTGGGACGGCTCGGGCATCTGGGAAGGATTTATTCCCGGTGTTGATAAAGGCACGACCTACAAATACAAAATACAATCCAATAACAACGGCATCATCACCGAAAAAGCCGATCCGTTTGCGTTATACTGTGAACATCCGCCACAAACCGCCTCAATCATTTGGGACTTAGACTACAAGTGGAAAGACAAAAAATGGATGGACACGCGCAAGGATAATAATGGGTTAGACAAACCTTTTTCAGTTTACGAAGTGCATTTAGGTTCTTGGCGTAGAAACAGCGAAGGGAAGTTCCTGACGTATCTTGAAATGGCCGACCAATTGGTCGATTACGTAAAAGAAACGGGTTTTACCCACGTCGAGTTTATGCCGGTGATGGAATATCCGTATGATCCGTCTTGGGGTTATCAGTTGGTGGGGTATTTTGCCCCAACTTCCCGTTTCGGGAAACCTCAGGATTTCATGGTTTTGGTCGATAAATTACACCAAGCCGGTATCGGAGTGATTTTAGATTGGGTACCATCACATTTCCCGGATGATGCGCACGGACTCGGATTCTTTGACGGTTCTAACTTGTACGAACACCCGGACAGAAGAAAAGGCTATCATCCCGACTGGAAAAGTCTGGTGTTCAATTATGGCCGCAATGAAGTGCGTTCGTTCTTAATCAGCAATGCCATTTTTTGGTTGCAACAATACCACGTTGACGGTTTGCGAGTAGATGCAGTAGCCTCAATGTTATATTTGGATTATTCCCGTAATGAAGGTGAATGGGAACCAAACATTTATGGTGGAAGAGAAAATTTAGACACGATTAGTTTCCTAAAAGATTTCAACGAAGCGGTTTATTCAGCTTTCCCCGATGTGCAAACGATAGCCGAGGAAAGTACCAGTTTTCCAATGGTGTCACGACCAACATTCATAGGAGGTTTAGGCTTCGGCATGAAATGGATGATGGGCTGGATGCATGACACTTTACAATATTTCAAAAAAGAACCGATATACAGACGTTTCCACCAAAACGATTTGACTTTCTCCATGACCTACGCGTTTACCGAGAACTTCATGTTGCCGTTGTCGCATGACGAAGTCGTTTATGGCAAACATTCTATTTTAGGCAGAATGCCGGGTGATGAATGGCAGAAATTTGCTAATCTTCGTTTGTTGTATGGCTATATGTTTACGCATCCCGGTGGAAAATTGTTGTTTCAGGGTGCCGAATTCGGGCAAAGCAGCGAATGGAATTTCGAAGGCAGTTTAGATTGGCATTTGTTGCAATATGGCTACCATGCGGGTATCAAAAAATGCATCACCGATTTGAATGCGTTATACAAAAACAATCCGGCGATGTATGAAAAACAATTCCACGTGGATGGTTTTGAATGGATCAATTATTCCGATAGTGAAAATGCCGTACTGAGCTATATCCGAAAAGGATTAAACGAAAAAGATGATTTAATTATAGTGGCCAATTTTACCCCGGTAGTAAGACAAAATTACCGAATCGGCTTGCCTAATAAAGGAAAACTCACTCAAATTTTTAATTCAGATAGTACAGAATATGGCGGAAGCGGTGTTGTAATGACTAAATCAATCAAAATAGATAAAACAGCTTGGAATTACAAAGGTTATTCGGCTGAATTAACTTTGCCTCCACTGGGAGTAGCCGTTTTTAAAATTTCGTAA
- a CDS encoding maltokinase N-terminal cap-like domain-containing protein, whose translation MDTKINEDEFINPYVFKTDWKTAFEDDDFVKVFSSDILENYIINKRWYGGKASTLKYIEVVDWFKITSKKNTYYGVLLEVNFKEAFYQHYFMPISFMAEEELDTNTIIAPVKMGGQEGFLVDALHQEDFRRLLFEKIVNSSGKDEKVKFHKGEKLEEKEYKSSKFMGVEQSNTSIIYNGTLVLKIFRRIYISMNPDYEISRFLTETMDFKYSPAYTGSISVVLSEGNITLGLMQELVPNQGDAWQFMLEEVDRIFDNLKHKKIKIAKLPDIELFKRLKINEVPHEIIDWAGLSIFLRIHTLATRTAEMHIALGGDIRDTAFTPTTYNGDYTVWLKNRLTYQFQNRLNILENNLHKLDGLALELANQFLDNKKEIRKIFLDFDWTKMKSERIRIHGDYHLGQVLVNGDDFYLLDFEGEPESTIRDRKVKQPPLKDVAGMFRSFHYSIYATIFNNKDKYPFEQKELFQAGEILFKYFVGVFLQTYTEVAQGGNLNIGYRKEIDFLLKYCILEKAVYELGYELNSRPRWAVIPLTGIASIMEFEAKV comes from the coding sequence ATGGATACTAAAATTAATGAAGATGAATTTATAAATCCATACGTTTTTAAAACAGATTGGAAAACAGCCTTTGAAGACGATGACTTTGTCAAAGTATTTTCGTCGGATATTTTGGAAAATTATATCATCAACAAACGATGGTATGGTGGAAAAGCCAGCACGCTAAAGTATATCGAAGTTGTAGATTGGTTCAAAATCACTTCAAAGAAAAATACTTATTACGGCGTTTTGTTGGAAGTGAATTTCAAAGAGGCTTTTTATCAGCATTATTTTATGCCGATTTCGTTTATGGCGGAAGAGGAACTCGATACCAATACTATCATCGCGCCGGTAAAAATGGGAGGCCAAGAAGGGTTTTTAGTCGATGCCTTACATCAAGAAGATTTCAGAAGATTGTTGTTTGAAAAGATTGTAAACTCCTCTGGAAAAGATGAAAAAGTCAAATTCCATAAAGGGGAAAAACTTGAAGAGAAAGAATACAAATCGTCCAAATTCATGGGCGTAGAACAAAGCAATACATCCATTATATACAACGGTACTCTGGTGTTGAAAATCTTTAGAAGAATCTACATCAGTATGAATCCCGATTACGAAATCAGTCGATTCTTAACCGAAACCATGGATTTTAAATATTCACCTGCCTACACTGGAAGCATCAGTGTGGTTTTATCCGAAGGAAATATTACTTTGGGATTAATGCAAGAATTGGTTCCGAATCAAGGCGATGCGTGGCAGTTTATGCTCGAAGAAGTCGACCGCATTTTCGACAACCTCAAACACAAAAAAATCAAAATTGCCAAGCTTCCCGATATCGAATTATTCAAGCGCTTAAAAATAAACGAAGTGCCACACGAAATCATCGATTGGGCCGGACTGAGTATTTTTCTGCGGATCCATACCTTGGCCACAAGAACAGCCGAAATGCACATCGCACTTGGTGGCGACATTAGAGATACGGCTTTTACGCCTACGACTTACAACGGAGATTACACCGTTTGGCTCAAAAATCGTTTGACGTATCAGTTCCAAAATCGATTGAATATACTTGAAAATAATTTGCACAAACTCGACGGTTTGGCACTCGAACTCGCCAATCAATTTCTCGACAACAAAAAAGAAATCCGTAAAATCTTCCTCGATTTCGACTGGACGAAAATGAAATCCGAACGCATCCGAATCCACGGCGATTATCATCTTGGACAGGTTTTGGTCAACGGAGATGATTTTTATTTGCTCGATTTTGAAGGCGAACCAGAAAGCACCATCCGCGACCGAAAGGTAAAGCAACCACCATTAAAAGACGTCGCCGGGATGTTCCGCTCGTTCCATTACTCGATTTACGCGACCATTTTCAACAACAAGGACAAATATCCGTTTGAACAAAAAGAGTTGTTCCAAGCCGGAGAAATCCTGTTCAAATATTTCGTAGGCGTGTTTTTGCAAACCTACACCGAAGTTGCTCAAGGCGGCAATTTAAATATCGGTTACCGAAAAGAAATCGACTTCCTGCTCAAATATTGCATCCTCGAAAAAGCGGTTTACGAACTCGGCTACGAACTTAACTCCAGACCACGTTGGGCAGTGATTCCATTGACGGGAATTGCCAGTATAATGGAATTTGAAGCGAAAGTGTAG
- a CDS encoding 2'-5' RNA ligase family protein has protein sequence MKQIPQFSLVVFPTAEQSDLVKSYKQFLKNEIGWFGSANAAAHITVINFDDEFSLQLHLEQIRDFCKTVVSQNVTLNAWNSFGERTFFIAPEKKSQQYLDNLINDLHHFIGYKNNTAHAHLSIARGLDAGKMETAYKLFQNTEVNFQFNCDAIYIRKFNDKTKQYSDIIEKIPFGQ, from the coding sequence ATGAAACAGATTCCTCAATTCTCATTGGTTGTATTCCCAACTGCCGAACAATCGGATTTAGTCAAATCCTATAAACAATTTCTCAAAAATGAGATTGGCTGGTTTGGGAGTGCCAATGCTGCAGCTCACATTACGGTAATCAACTTTGATGACGAATTCTCACTCCAACTCCATCTTGAACAGATAAGGGATTTTTGCAAAACCGTTGTTTCTCAAAACGTGACTTTAAATGCTTGGAATTCTTTTGGTGAACGGACCTTTTTCATCGCACCTGAAAAAAAATCTCAGCAATATCTTGACAATCTCATCAACGATTTACATCATTTTATAGGTTACAAAAACAATACCGCTCATGCCCATTTAAGCATTGCCCGCGGACTTGATGCCGGAAAGATGGAAACCGCTTATAAGTTATTTCAAAATACTGAGGTAAATTTTCAGTTTAACTGTGACGCTATCTACATTCGAAAATTCAACGATAAAACCAAACAATATTCAGATATAATAGAGAAAATACCTTTCGGACAATAA
- a CDS encoding glycoside hydrolase family 31 protein, producing MITNTELEHKGDQFPSKIVSFEQDVDNIYFNTDNNVILKITILRDSLIRFRYTTKGYFSNDFSYAIDKTQSHGYNQLEVIEDQQFYLIKTSKVFCKVNKKDLKISIHDIDGFTILEDEIGFHWEECYEHGGNIVKMSKVSKDGESFYGLGDKASHLNLKGKRVENWAMDQYAFHKDQEPLYKVVPFYIGLHHNKAYGVFFDNTFRTFFDFCHERRNVTSFWAEGGEMNYYFFYGPKMSDVVINYTHLTGKPELPPMWTLGYHQCKWSYYPESKVKEITSRFRELKIPCDAIYLDIDYMEGFRCFTWSKEYFPEPKRMVAELAKDGFKTVVIIDPGIKIDKDYWVYQEALEKGYFCKRADGPYMKGKVWPGECNFPDYTNPEVREWWAGLFKELVSEIGVKGVWNDMNEPAVMEVPGKTFPNDVRHDYDGNPCSHRKAHNIYGTQMARATYEGVKRFAYPKRPFVITRSAYSGAQRYTSSWTGDNVASWEHLWIANIQMQRMSISGMGFTGSDIGGFAEQPSGELYARWIQLGVFHPFCRTHSSGDHGEQEPWSFGDEVIDITRKFVELRYQLLPYLYTMFWQYVNEGTPMLKPLVYFDQEDFHTHYRTDEFIFGNQILVCPILEPNAQGRRMYLPKGSWYNFWTNELVEGKKELWIKTSFDQIPIFIKEGAIIPKYPVQQYVGELQFDELILDVYYKLGKEKSTVYEDAQDGYDYNKGRFSLRTFSLNGKEKELIIQQHSEGTFETQYSKFKINLKGLPFKVKKVEVDNEKISLDKVHLNGDNSLIIDKDFTELHLIG from the coding sequence ATGATTACCAATACAGAACTGGAACACAAAGGCGATCAATTTCCGTCCAAAATAGTTTCCTTCGAACAAGATGTTGACAATATTTATTTCAACACCGATAACAATGTTATATTAAAAATAACCATACTTCGCGATAGCTTAATCCGTTTCCGTTATACTACCAAAGGGTATTTCAGCAACGATTTTTCGTATGCCATAGACAAAACACAATCGCATGGTTACAACCAATTAGAAGTTATTGAAGACCAACAATTTTACCTAATCAAAACCAGCAAAGTTTTTTGTAAAGTCAATAAAAAAGACCTAAAAATATCGATTCACGACATTGACGGTTTTACGATTTTAGAAGATGAGATTGGGTTTCATTGGGAGGAATGTTACGAACACGGCGGCAACATTGTCAAAATGAGTAAAGTGTCCAAAGATGGAGAGAGTTTCTACGGTTTGGGTGACAAAGCGTCTCATTTGAATTTAAAAGGCAAGCGTGTAGAAAATTGGGCTATGGATCAGTATGCATTCCATAAAGACCAAGAACCGTTGTATAAAGTGGTGCCGTTTTATATTGGTTTGCACCATAACAAAGCTTACGGTGTTTTCTTCGACAATACTTTCAGAACCTTTTTCGATTTTTGTCACGAACGCCGTAACGTAACCAGTTTTTGGGCGGAAGGCGGTGAAATGAATTATTATTTCTTCTACGGTCCGAAAATGAGTGATGTAGTCATTAATTACACCCATTTAACCGGAAAACCGGAGTTACCGCCTATGTGGACTTTGGGTTACCACCAATGCAAATGGAGTTATTATCCCGAGAGTAAGGTCAAAGAAATTACCTCAAGATTCAGAGAACTCAAAATTCCGTGTGATGCGATTTATCTCGATATCGATTACATGGAAGGTTTTCGCTGTTTTACTTGGAGCAAAGAATATTTTCCCGAACCCAAACGAATGGTAGCCGAATTGGCCAAGGATGGTTTCAAAACGGTAGTGATTATTGATCCCGGAATTAAAATCGATAAAGATTATTGGGTATATCAGGAAGCTTTGGAGAAAGGTTATTTCTGCAAACGCGCTGATGGTCCGTATATGAAAGGTAAAGTATGGCCGGGCGAATGTAACTTCCCCGATTATACCAATCCGGAAGTCCGCGAATGGTGGGCAGGATTGTTCAAAGAATTGGTTTCTGAGATAGGCGTAAAAGGCGTTTGGAACGATATGAATGAACCGGCGGTAATGGAAGTTCCCGGAAAAACATTCCCGAACGATGTCCGCCACGATTACGACGGCAACCCATGCAGCCACCGAAAAGCTCACAATATTTACGGCACCCAAATGGCACGTGCCACTTATGAAGGTGTCAAGCGATTTGCCTATCCGAAAAGACCGTTTGTGATTACGCGTTCGGCTTATTCAGGAGCGCAACGTTATACTTCATCTTGGACAGGCGATAATGTTGCCAGCTGGGAACATTTATGGATAGCCAATATCCAAATGCAACGCATGTCGATTTCAGGAATGGGTTTTACCGGTTCGGATATCGGCGGATTTGCAGAGCAACCTTCGGGCGAATTGTATGCGCGTTGGATTCAGTTGGGCGTTTTTCATCCTTTCTGCAGAACGCACTCTTCAGGGGATCACGGCGAACAAGAGCCATGGTCATTTGGTGATGAAGTAATCGATATTACCAGAAAATTCGTGGAATTACGTTACCAATTGTTGCCATATTTATATACGATGTTCTGGCAATACGTAAACGAAGGAACGCCAATGTTGAAACCTTTAGTGTATTTCGACCAAGAAGATTTTCACACCCATTACAGAACGGATGAGTTTATTTTTGGAAACCAGATTTTGGTTTGTCCGATATTAGAACCCAATGCACAAGGCCGTCGAATGTATTTGCCTAAAGGAAGTTGGTACAACTTCTGGACGAATGAATTGGTAGAAGGAAAGAAAGAACTTTGGATAAAAACAAGCTTTGACCAAATCCCGATTTTCATCAAAGAAGGTGCGATTATCCCAAAATATCCGGTGCAGCAGTATGTGGGTGAATTGCAATTTGATGAGTTGATTTTGGATGTATACTATAAATTGGGCAAAGAAAAATCAACCGTATATGAAGATGCGCAAGATGGCTATGATTACAACAAAGGCCGTTTTTCTTTGAGAACTTTCAGCTTAAATGGAAAAGAAAAAGAGTTGATCATCCAGCAACACAGTGAAGGCACTTTTGAAACACAATATTCTAAATTCAAAATCAATCTAAAAGGACTACCATTTAAGGTCAAAAAGGTTGAAGTTGATAATGAGAAAATTAGTTTAGATAAAGTTCACCTAAATGGAGATAATTCCTTAATTATTGATAAAGATTTTACCGAATTGCATTTGATAGGATAA
- a CDS encoding alpha-1,4-glucan--maltose-1-phosphate maltosyltransferase, protein MQNQTRIIIENVTPQLDGGAFYIKRIVGQTVVVKANVFADGHDVIACCVKFKHEKDKKWQEVRLSALGNDEWTAQFKVEKQGHYTYFIEGWVDYTLNWQHGTERKIQDNQHVKSELLEGAEYCQAILKEVEKDEKAYLTSAIKAFQDEKQYDKATVIALSKELHHIFEKYPTRTLANTSAELKIYVDRKKALFSTWYEFFPRSASQEKGKHGTFKDCEKLLPRVAAMGFDTLYFPPIHPIGEVNRKGKNNATNAQPGDVGSPWGIGSKHGGHKSTHPDLGTIEEFKSLVKAAKSLGIEVAMDYALQAAPDHPYVKDFPQWFKWRPDGTVQYAENPPKKYQDIQPIYFESSDWKNLWKELLDVALFWIEECDIKVFRVDNPHTKPFYFWGWLIAEIKKKHPDVLFLAEAFTAPKVMHELAKQGFSQSYTYFTWRNTKAELIEYVEELTKTNQADFYRPNFWPNTPDILPYALQSGNESVYLHKYFLAATLSSSVGIYGPAYEYMVSEAMPGKEEYFNSEKYEVYHWDWTVQNKLITLITRLNRIRHEQPSLQQTNNIQFCNTDNDQVLAYYKYDDLRLDETLMICSLDPYYAKQTWVQLPLQALGVQPGQTIKVVDLITGNSYFWDKEWNFVELHPALPFHLFKILK, encoded by the coding sequence ATGCAAAATCAAACCCGAATAATTATTGAAAATGTCACGCCTCAATTAGACGGAGGCGCTTTTTATATCAAGCGAATTGTTGGACAAACCGTTGTAGTAAAAGCGAATGTTTTTGCCGATGGTCACGACGTGATTGCGTGTTGTGTAAAATTCAAACACGAAAAGGATAAAAAATGGCAAGAGGTAAGATTAAGTGCTTTAGGGAATGACGAATGGACCGCGCAATTCAAAGTAGAAAAACAAGGTCATTACACTTATTTCATTGAAGGTTGGGTTGATTATACGCTGAATTGGCAACACGGAACCGAAAGAAAAATACAAGACAACCAACACGTAAAATCAGAATTATTAGAAGGTGCCGAATATTGTCAGGCGATTTTGAAAGAAGTCGAAAAAGACGAAAAAGCTTATTTAACTTCTGCGATCAAAGCCTTTCAAGACGAAAAGCAATACGACAAAGCTACTGTGATTGCTTTATCAAAAGAGTTACACCACATTTTTGAAAAGTACCCAACCAGAACTTTAGCCAATACTTCTGCCGAATTAAAAATTTACGTCGACAGAAAGAAAGCGTTATTTAGTACGTGGTATGAATTTTTCCCGCGCTCAGCTTCCCAAGAAAAAGGCAAACACGGCACGTTTAAAGATTGTGAAAAGTTATTGCCAAGAGTTGCCGCAATGGGATTCGATACATTATATTTCCCGCCAATTCATCCGATTGGAGAAGTCAACCGAAAAGGGAAAAACAACGCCACTAATGCCCAACCCGGAGATGTAGGTTCGCCTTGGGGCATCGGTTCTAAGCATGGCGGACACAAGTCAACACACCCTGATTTAGGCACGATTGAAGAATTCAAGTCTTTAGTAAAAGCCGCTAAAAGTTTGGGAATTGAAGTCGCTATGGATTATGCTTTACAAGCCGCACCGGATCATCCTTATGTAAAAGATTTTCCACAGTGGTTCAAATGGCGTCCGGACGGAACCGTACAATATGCTGAAAATCCACCCAAAAAATACCAAGACATTCAACCCATTTACTTCGAAAGCAGTGACTGGAAAAACCTCTGGAAAGAGCTGCTAGACGTGGCTTTATTCTGGATAGAAGAATGTGATATCAAAGTATTCAGAGTCGATAATCCGCACACTAAGCCGTTTTATTTTTGGGGTTGGCTCATCGCCGAAATCAAGAAAAAGCATCCCGATGTATTATTTTTAGCAGAAGCGTTCACGGCTCCTAAAGTGATGCATGAGTTGGCTAAACAAGGTTTCTCACAATCTTATACGTATTTTACTTGGCGCAATACCAAAGCCGAACTAATCGAATATGTAGAAGAACTCACCAAAACCAACCAAGCCGATTTTTACCGACCAAACTTTTGGCCGAACACACCGGATATTTTACCGTATGCTTTACAAAGCGGTAACGAAAGTGTGTACCTTCACAAATATTTCTTGGCGGCCACCTTGAGTTCCAGCGTTGGAATTTACGGTCCGGCCTATGAATACATGGTGTCCGAAGCGATGCCGGGTAAGGAAGAATATTTCAATTCAGAGAAATATGAAGTCTACCATTGGGATTGGACTGTGCAAAATAAGTTGATTACGTTGATTACAAGATTAAACCGAATCCGTCACGAACAACCTTCATTGCAGCAAACGAATAACATTCAATTTTGCAATACCGATAACGACCAAGTGTTGGCTTACTACAAATACGACGATTTACGATTAGATGAAACCCTTATGATTTGCAGTCTCGATCCGTATTATGCCAAGCAAACGTGGGTGCAATTGCCTTTACAAGCTCTGGGAGTTCAGCCCGGACAAACCATTAAAGTAGTTGATTTGATTACAGGAAACAGCTATTTTTGGGATAAGGAATGGAACTTTGTTGAATTGCATCCGGCATTGCCGTTTCATTTATTTAAAATCTTGAAGTAA
- a CDS encoding alpha/beta fold hydrolase: protein MTKKSPITNQSLQIPKPILLTAKLLETISPKLATRFAARLFTTPIKHKIPKREFHMEQNSRQNKLLVPSLQKEIMVYHYGQGEKKILLVHGWSGRGTQLVKIADEFVKIGYQIISFDAPAHGKSQGKTTIMTEFIASILEIEKQFGPFEFAIGHSLGGMSILNAIKQDFKVKKAVTIGSGDIIQDILDDFVAKLKLNPKIALLLKQHFEKKFGESMENYSAHFAAQKVTIPVLVIHDQNDCDVNVKAAHNINKNLKNSKLMITEHLGHRKILGNETVINHIKEFLKA from the coding sequence ATGACAAAAAAATCCCCAATAACCAACCAATCATTGCAAATTCCTAAGCCAATCTTACTTACAGCTAAATTATTAGAGACAATTTCTCCAAAATTAGCCACCCGATTCGCGGCGAGATTATTTACCACACCTATAAAACACAAAATTCCCAAGAGAGAATTTCACATGGAGCAAAATAGTCGCCAAAACAAATTGTTGGTACCGAGTCTACAAAAAGAAATTATGGTTTATCACTACGGTCAAGGAGAAAAGAAAATCTTATTGGTTCACGGTTGGTCCGGACGAGGCACACAATTGGTGAAAATTGCGGATGAGTTTGTTAAAATAGGTTACCAAATCATTAGTTTTGACGCTCCGGCGCATGGTAAATCTCAAGGAAAAACTACCATTATGACCGAGTTTATTGCTTCGATATTGGAGATTGAAAAACAGTTTGGTCCATTCGAATTTGCGATTGGTCATTCACTTGGCGGTATGTCAATTCTAAACGCAATAAAGCAAGATTTTAAGGTAAAAAAAGCAGTAACCATTGGCAGTGGTGATATAATTCAGGATATCCTGGATGATTTTGTTGCCAAATTAAAACTCAATCCTAAAATCGCCTTACTGTTGAAACAACATTTCGAAAAGAAATTTGGCGAGTCGATGGAAAATTATTCCGCCCATTTTGCCGCGCAAAAAGTTACAATTCCGGTATTGGTAATTCATGACCAAAATGACTGCGATGTAAATGTAAAAGCAGCTCATAACATCAATAAAAACCTAAAAAACAGTAAGCTAATGATTACCGAACATTTAGGACATCGAAAAATATTAGGCAATGAAACAGTCATTAATCACATCAAAGAATTTTTAAAAGCATAA
- a CDS encoding M48 family metallopeptidase, translating into MKKGILFFALLSVLLVVSCAKNPFTGKSTMALVDNSQIFPTAFQQYGTFLKENKVVVGTTDAKRVETVGMKIKAAAEKWLNANGYSDYLKDYQWEYKLVESKEVNAWCMPGGKIVVYSGILPITLDETGLATVMGHEVSHALANHGQQRMSAGMLQQAGAAGVAVATGGKSAETQQLAMLAYSGVSQFGAMMPFSRSHESEADMIGLKLMAIAGYNPEKAVDFWLRMSAKSGGQKPPEFMSTHPSDETRIANIKKQIPAAKAEAAKFGVTFK; encoded by the coding sequence ATGAAAAAAGGAATTTTATTTTTTGCCTTGCTGTCTGTACTATTGGTAGTTTCGTGTGCTAAAAACCCGTTTACCGGAAAAAGTACCATGGCGTTGGTAGATAACAGCCAAATTTTTCCGACAGCATTTCAGCAATACGGAACATTCTTAAAAGAAAACAAAGTAGTAGTCGGAACAACTGATGCGAAAAGAGTGGAAACGGTTGGTATGAAAATCAAAGCCGCTGCCGAGAAATGGTTAAACGCTAACGGGTATTCTGACTACTTAAAAGATTACCAATGGGAATACAAATTGGTGGAAAGCAAAGAAGTCAATGCTTGGTGTATGCCGGGCGGAAAAATCGTTGTATACTCGGGAATTCTTCCAATCACTTTAGACGAAACCGGATTAGCCACAGTTATGGGGCATGAAGTATCACATGCACTAGCCAATCACGGTCAGCAACGCATGAGTGCCGGGATGTTACAACAAGCCGGAGCCGCCGGAGTTGCTGTAGCCACCGGAGGGAAAAGTGCCGAAACCCAACAGTTAGCCATGTTAGCCTATTCGGGAGTTTCACAGTTTGGAGCCATGATGCCTTTTAGCAGAAGCCATGAAAGTGAGGCTGATATGATCGGATTGAAATTGATGGCCATTGCAGGATATAATCCTGAAAAAGCAGTTGATTTTTGGCTAAGAATGTCGGCTAAATCGGGCGGGCAAAAACCACCGGAATTCATGAGTACGCACCCGTCTGACGAAACCAGAATCGCCAACATCAAAAAACAAATTCCTGCTGCAAAAGCAGAAGCTGCTAAGTTTGGTGTTACATTTAAATAA
- a CDS encoding endonuclease III domain-containing protein — MVSKVRNFNTKSSWLIEIAQTLKTDSNIPTNLPELIALKGIGRKSANVIMREMKVPAEGIIADLHVIRVAPRIGIIQEAKDGNKVEKQLMEVLPKAIWCEIGMAISFLGRETCRPTNPKCSLCPIQNDCQYPLKTI, encoded by the coding sequence TTGGTAAGTAAAGTGCGTAACTTCAACACCAAATCAAGTTGGCTAATCGAAATCGCACAAACCCTAAAAACCGACAGCAACATTCCAACCAATTTACCCGAATTAATCGCTCTAAAAGGCATCGGCAGAAAATCGGCCAATGTGATTATGCGCGAAATGAAAGTCCCGGCCGAAGGCATTATTGCCGATTTACATGTAATCCGTGTTGCTCCCAGAATTGGTATCATCCAAGAAGCCAAAGACGGAAATAAAGTCGAAAAACAGTTGATGGAAGTCTTACCAAAAGCCATCTGGTGCGAAATTGGCATGGCCATATCCTTTTTAGGAAGAGAAACTTGTCGCCCTACTAACCCAAAGTGTTCGCTATGTCCAATCCAAAATGATTGTCAATATCCTTTAAAAACAATATAA